In Chthoniobacterales bacterium, the genomic stretch CGGGCGCGGAGTGAACAGCGTTCGACCACCACCCCTTCCTCTCGCGCTCCGTGATCGGGCGACTGTGCTCATGGACTCATCCGCATCGCCCGAGCCCCAAACCACGACGACGATCGCCGGCTCGGCTGAACCGAAGGAGTTTTCGCAGGAGAGCCTGGAGCAATACCGGCGCTTCTTCATGGAGGATTTCACCGGCACGCTGGTCATGCGCACCGATGGGCAAATCGTGACCTGCAATCCGGCCGTCGCGAATATTTTCGGCTTCGATTCCGTGGAGGAAGCGGCGGCCGCGAATTTCTTTTCCTTTCTCCGGACGCGGCAGGATGGGATCGACCTGCTCGAACTGGTGCGCCAGCACGGCATGGTGGACAGGCACGAGCTGGAGATGAATCAGCAGAGCGGCGATCCGGTTTACGTAGTGGCGCGGTTGATTGGAAATTTTGCGGGCGGCGAGCTGACCGAGCTCCAGGTTTATCTCTTCAACGACACGAAGCGGAAACGCCTGGAACAGCAACTCGTCCAAGCCCAAAAGATGGAAGGGCTGGGAACGCTGGCCGGCGGGATCGCCCACGATTTCAATAATATCCTCGCGATCATCCTGGGCTACACGAACAAACTCGAGAGCGGGCGAGCCAAGCCTAACGAGTTCCCCGGTTCGATCAAAATAATCAAGGAAGCCGTCGATCGCGGCGCCGCTCTCGTCCAGCAGTTGCTCACCTCCGCGCGCCAGACCGAAGCGCGGTTTTCGTCGCTCGACCTCAACGCCCTCGTCCGGGAGCTCGACAAGATGCTCGAGGCCACTTTCCCCAAGATGATCAATTTTAACCTGGAATTGGAACCCGATCTGCCGCTGATCACGGCCGACAAAAGCCAGATCCACCAGGTGTTGCTCAATCTCTGCGTGAACGCGCGGGACGCCATGCCCAATGGGGGGACGCTGACGATCGCCACTTCCATCACCGCCGGCGCCGAGTTGACCGAAATGTTTACCGGTGTGACCGCGGACAATTACGCCCGTGTGCGGGTGCGCGACACCGGCATCGGGATGAGCCGGCAGGTGAAGTCCCATATTTTCGAGCCGTTTTTCACGACGAAAGAAAGGGGGAAGGGGACCGGGCTGGGGTTGTCGGTCGTTTACGGGGTGGTGAACAATCACCGCGGCTTTGTCCAGGTCGAGAGCGAACCGGGCGCCGGCACGAGTTTTATCGTTTACCTGCCGGTCAAACATTCCCAGGCCGAACCAAGCCGGGGAGATCAGGCCGCACCTCCGCGGCAAAATATTCCCCGGACGATTCTGCTCGTGGAAGATGAGGAGATGTTGCGCGAGCTGGGAGTTTCGATCCTGGAAAGCGAAGGCTTTCGGGTCCTGGCCGCAAAAGATGGAGTGGAAGGCGTCGCCCTTTTTGAAAGCAATCGCGACGAGATCGGGCTCGTGGTCTGCGATCTCGGGCTGCCGCGGCTCGGCGGGCGCGAGGCGTTTCTCAAGATGAAGGAAAGCAAGCCGGGAGTGCGGGCCATCATCGCCAGCGGTTATCTCGAACCGGTTATTCGTTCCGAAATGCTCAAAGCCGGGGTGATCGATACGATTCAAAAACCGTACGATTTCAACGTCCTGCTCGAAAAGATTCGCTCCGTCCTCGGCCCGGACGAACCGGCGGACGATCATCCGGAATTATTCTAGGCGGAGCGCGCGCTCCGGACGGTTATTTGTGGGTGGCGACGTGGACGCCGGTCCACTCTCCTTCGCCCGGCCGCTCGATCAGTTCCGTGCAGCGTTCGATGTAAACCTGGAGAAGCTGGTCGTCCGGCGCGTGCCGCACGCAATCTTCGAACTGCGCTTTGGCTTCCTTGAAGTCGCCCGCGGAATAGCTGGCCTGGGCTTTTGAGTAAGCGTCGAGATAGGCAGTAGTTTGCGGGTCGAGGGCGACCCCCGCTTTGGCCACCACAGAATAAATCCGCAACGGCTTCGTTTTGCCTTTCATCGTTACCCTATCAACGAACTGAAAGGTGAAAGCGTCCTTCGCCAGATCGACCGCGCCTTCGCCGATGAGCAGGTCGCGGCCATACTCCTTGGTCAAGCCTTCGAGGCGGGAAGTCACGTTGACGGCGTCCCCGATGACGGTGGGCTCCATCTTCCGGGATGAGCCGATGTTGCCGAAAATCACTTCACCGAAGTTGACTCCGATTCCCATCTCGAAGGTACGAAGGCCGCGGCGAGCCCAATCGGCATTCAGCTGGCGCAAGCTCTCTTTCATGAGCAAAGCCGCTTCGATGGCCAGGATGGAGTCCTGGCTGGCCCCCTCGCTTTTGACGTGGCCCCAGACCGCCAGGATGGCATCGCCGATGAACTTATCGACCGAGCCGCGCCGGGAAAAGATGTCGTCCACCATGAGCGAGAGATACTCGTTGAGTTGAACCACGAGCTGATGGGAGTCCATCTCCTCGGACATGGTGGTGAACCCGCGAAGATCGGTGATGATCAGGCCGACGTTCGCGCGTTCGCCGCCTAATTTACTGAGATAGCTCGCCGGGTTGTCGAGGACTTCGCGGACAACGTCTTTCGAGACATAGGCCTCTAGCGTGCGCCGAATGCGAAGTTTTTCGAGCGTCTCGTGAGTGAAATCATAGGCAAAGGAAACGAGGCCGGCGGCCGCGAAGGCCAGGACGGGAGGAAAGGCGACCACGATTGTGTTGGCATGATCGTAAATGAAGTAAACCGCGTAGAGGTAGCCCAGGCCTGACAAGACAAAGGCGCCGACTCGAAGCCAGGTTTTGGTGACAAAAGCGGTAAGGAGCCAGGCCGCTATGACCGCGGAGACGATGAGAAGGTAGGCCGCAAAGGCGGGCAGTTCCTGGACAAATGCCTCGTGAACCAGGGCGTTGGCCGCGTTCAGGTGAACCTCGGGGCCCGGCATGACTCCGAAGGGGGTCCGAAGCTCATCGTGGGCAATGCTTCCGGCGGCGCCGACCAGAACCACTTTGTCTCGAAACCAGGCGCCGCTTTGCAAGTTTTGCTCCCAACGACTGGGGAGGAAGACCTCGACAAGGGGAATTACCGGGAAAGTGCCGGCGGGACCCGCATAACGAAACAGGCGAGGTTCGAATGGCTTGCTGAGCGCAATTGGTTTCAGTTTTGAGGCCATGCGAAAAGCCACCGAGGCGGGCGCGGAGCCTGTTCCCTCGGCGGGCGGCGCTCCAAGCATTAGATCCAGGCTGCTATGGTATTGGGCCTTCCGGATGATGCCCTTGAACCCGCCTGGGAACGTTACGTACCCTACGGAGGCATGTTCCGGGGAAGAGTCGGGGAGGATGCTGGTCGCGGGAATCACCCACCTCGGGGCTTGTTCTCCGCCCGGGCTAATGGTTTCAACGACGACGTCGGCTCCGAGCACGATTCTGCCCGGAAACTTCCGGAGCACTTCCTGTAAGGCGTCGTCTCCCGGGCGAGGCTGGGGGAAAGTCATGTCGAACACCACGGCGCGCGCTCCCGTGGTGAGCAATCGTTCGCACAAAAG encodes the following:
- a CDS encoding ATP-binding protein produces the protein MDSSASPEPQTTTTIAGSAEPKEFSQESLEQYRRFFMEDFTGTLVMRTDGQIVTCNPAVANIFGFDSVEEAAAANFFSFLRTRQDGIDLLELVRQHGMVDRHELEMNQQSGDPVYVVARLIGNFAGGELTELQVYLFNDTKRKRLEQQLVQAQKMEGLGTLAGGIAHDFNNILAIILGYTNKLESGRAKPNEFPGSIKIIKEAVDRGAALVQQLLTSARQTEARFSSLDLNALVRELDKMLEATFPKMINFNLELEPDLPLITADKSQIHQVLLNLCVNARDAMPNGGTLTIATSITAGAELTEMFTGVTADNYARVRVRDTGIGMSRQVKSHIFEPFFTTKERGKGTGLGLSVVYGVVNNHRGFVQVESEPGAGTSFIVYLPVKHSQAEPSRGDQAAPPRQNIPRTILLVEDEEMLRELGVSILESEGFRVLAAKDGVEGVALFESNRDEIGLVVCDLGLPRLGGREAFLKMKESKPGVRAIIASGYLEPVIRSEMLKAGVIDTIQKPYDFNVLLEKIRSVLGPDEPADDHPELF
- a CDS encoding adenylate/guanylate cyclase domain-containing protein; translation: MVAFPGRVCYQRRVRLFRSRRLIHALIGGVVFLTIACLYRWESHGLEVQVLNNAEYWFRDNILAAEGRHAPADSRLVFLGLDNASRTLTSIDLKTFVRDLPPEAPEYRALELMTAPFPWSREVYALLCERLLTTGARAVVFDMTFPQPRPGDDALQEVLRKFPGRIVLGADVVVETISPGGEQAPRWVIPATSILPDSSPEHASVGYVTFPGGFKGIIRKAQYHSSLDLMLGAPPAEGTGSAPASVAFRMASKLKPIALSKPFEPRLFRYAGPAGTFPVIPLVEVFLPSRWEQNLQSGAWFRDKVVLVGAAGSIAHDELRTPFGVMPGPEVHLNAANALVHEAFVQELPAFAAYLLIVSAVIAAWLLTAFVTKTWLRVGAFVLSGLGYLYAVYFIYDHANTIVVAFPPVLAFAAAGLVSFAYDFTHETLEKLRIRRTLEAYVSKDVVREVLDNPASYLSKLGGERANVGLIITDLRGFTTMSEEMDSHQLVVQLNEYLSLMVDDIFSRRGSVDKFIGDAILAVWGHVKSEGASQDSILAIEAALLMKESLRQLNADWARRGLRTFEMGIGVNFGEVIFGNIGSSRKMEPTVIGDAVNVTSRLEGLTKEYGRDLLIGEGAVDLAKDAFTFQFVDRVTMKGKTKPLRIYSVVAKAGVALDPQTTAYLDAYSKAQASYSAGDFKEAKAQFEDCVRHAPDDQLLQVYIERCTELIERPGEGEWTGVHVATHK